A window from Calliopsis andreniformis isolate RMS-2024a unplaced genomic scaffold, iyCalAndr_principal scaffold0001, whole genome shotgun sequence encodes these proteins:
- the LOC143186467 gene encoding uncharacterized protein LOC143186467: MFLGLGVGSGPQGVDERVAREEKGPLLFALKINRPTITELRYKGQALEFSREVKYLGIWLNDRLTWRKHVFKQINKAKANLAMLGRVVGPTWGLTPQTTKWLYEAIVLLRLTFGSIAWWETGLALKRMLGTLSTTPTRAAEIVAGMEPLDIRIKAIAMKTAHRLITWGVWKERNHGHSSLLKLEGNEHIRELISMRQDNQILKFMFQRRFQIQIGVRAKWENKGDSWKEYHQVWFTDGSRKEGVTGLGRLATVFQAEVLAIQACAEMLMEKDIKNRKIATCSDSQAALKALGKQAHKSISVMECKIKLNELARRENRLTLIWVPGHEGIKGNEMADKLANQGSDEVPIGMEPYLPMSVLTIKTAIKQWTLEERKRKWNETEGYREAKEMLGEEPRYKYARNLVALDRGKCRLMAGLLTGHAQLKLHLARMKQQEDMLCSFCEEKEESSVHVICKCPRLMNIRRKFLGKQFLEAQEVGGIKLDKLVKYITKGLNGESKEGLTGGGEVGALIIIYTLKMD; this comes from the exons ATGTTTCTGGGGCTGGGTGTTGgttccggtcctc aaggagtcgatgagcgagtggctaGAGAGGagaagggacctcttctcttcgcctt GAAAATAAACAGGCCAACCATCACGGAATTAAGATACAAGGGACAGGCATTGGAGTTCAGTAGAGAGGTAAAGTATTTAGGAATCTGGCTGAATGACAGGTTGACATGGAGAAAGCATGTGTTTAAACAAATAAATAAGGCCAAGGCTAATCTGGCGATGCTGGGAAGAGTGGTGGGACCCACATGGGGACTCACACCACAAACAACAAAATGGCTGTACGAAGCAATTGTACTTCTAAGACTGACATTTGGAAGTATAGCTTGGTGGGAAACG GGTCTAGCACTGAAGAGGATGTTGGGAACTCTGAGTACAACACCTACAAGGGCAGCAGAAATAGTGGCAGGGATGGAACCCCTAGACATTAGAATCAAGGCAATCGCCATGAAAACGGCACACAGGCTGATAACATGGGGAGTCTGGAAGGAAAGGAATCATGGTCACAGCTCACTACTGAAATTAGAAGGGAATGAACACATCAGAGAGCTAATAAGCATGAGGCAGGATAATCAGATTCTGAAATTCATGTTTCAAAGAAGATTTCAGATACAGATAGGTGTCAGAGCGAAATGGGAAAATAAAGGAGACAGCTGGAAGGAATATCACCAAGTCTGGTTCACGGATGGGTCAAGAAAAGAAGGGGTCACAGGC CTAGGAAGACTGGCAACGGTTTTTCAGGCGGAGGTATTGGCCATACAGGCATGTGCGGAGATGCTCATGGAAAAAGATATCAAGAATAGGAAGATAGCAACATGTTCGGATAGCCAGGCGGCATTGAAGGCGCTGGGCAAGCAGGCACACAAATCCATATCAGTTATGGAATGTAAGATAAAACTAAACGAGCTGGCAAGAAGGGAGAACAGGCTTACTTTAATCTGGGTGCCTGGGCATGAAGGAATAAAAGGAAATGAGATGGCGGACAAGTTGGCGAACCAAGGATCAGATGAGGTCCCGATAGGAATGGAACCGTATCTACCAATGTCGGTACTGACAATAAAAACCGCAATCAAACAATGGACTTTGGAGGAAAGGAAGAGGAAATGGAATGAGACGGAGGGATACAGGGAAGCGAAGGAAATGTTAGGAGAAGAACCAAGGTATAAGTACGCGAGGAATCTGGTAGCATTAGACAGAGGGAAATGCAGATTGATGGCAGGTCTACTAACGGGACACGCGCAGCTGAAACTACATTTGGCCAGGATGAAGCAGCAAGAGGATATGCTATGCAGCTTCTGTGAGGAGAAAGAAGAAAGCAGCGTACATGTGATTTGTAAATGTCCTAGATTAATGAATATACGCAGGAAGTTCCTAGGGAAACAATTCCTAGAGGCGCAAGAGGTAGGAGGAATAAAATTAGATAAGCTAGTGAAATATATAACAAAG GGACTGAACGGAGAGTCCAAAGAG GGACTCACGGGTGGGGGCGAGGTCGGAGCCCTCATCATAATCTATACATTGAAAATGGACtaa